One stretch of Paenibacillus sp. AN1007 DNA includes these proteins:
- a CDS encoding AraC family transcriptional regulator, whose amino-acid sequence MDIRSQLREMPYHTLAHWLPIIDSNLKFYGAHSQQVPCGWAMPEETHPGFEIILIIRGTQESLIHGYTYTVEEGSILLIPPGFRHTNECISTEGMTYFSAHFNVDDPVFTLKLISQRSRIYAAGTEDNIKIRAVLESWMGMINTAEAYTSTDKLLMQARMFELFALLSQAADSAPESAISASASQAPAPTAMHYAGAVAEAIKQAFHAQLRARDGSVSSVRVEQIIASLGISPGYGLQVFRKVFGQSPRAYLSDLKLQEAKMLMEQPDLSLGEIAIKLGYTHLSHFSRQFKRWTGQSPLLYRNQHAENSREPFSHRPEGGPPES is encoded by the coding sequence ATGGATATCCGTTCACAGCTTCGAGAGATGCCGTACCATACGCTGGCTCACTGGCTTCCGATTATCGATAGTAATCTCAAATTCTATGGTGCACACAGCCAGCAAGTACCCTGCGGGTGGGCTATGCCTGAGGAGACACATCCCGGATTTGAAATTATTCTGATCATTCGGGGTACGCAGGAGAGCCTGATTCACGGTTACACTTATACAGTGGAGGAAGGGTCCATCCTGCTTATTCCTCCCGGATTCAGGCATACAAATGAATGTATTTCTACAGAAGGCATGACGTATTTCAGTGCACATTTTAATGTAGATGATCCGGTATTCACTTTAAAGCTGATATCTCAGCGCAGCAGAATCTATGCCGCAGGTACAGAAGATAATATAAAAATACGAGCTGTTCTGGAGAGCTGGATGGGCATGATCAATACTGCCGAAGCTTACACTTCCACGGACAAACTGCTGATGCAGGCACGTATGTTTGAGCTGTTCGCGCTGCTGTCCCAGGCTGCTGACTCTGCACCGGAATCGGCTATTTCCGCCTCTGCCTCTCAAGCTCCGGCTCCAACAGCCATGCATTACGCAGGGGCAGTTGCCGAGGCGATCAAACAGGCCTTTCATGCCCAGCTCCGAGCGCGGGACGGCAGTGTTTCGTCGGTCAGGGTGGAGCAGATTATTGCATCGCTCGGCATCAGCCCAGGATACGGTTTACAAGTTTTCCGTAAAGTATTTGGACAATCTCCGCGTGCATATTTGTCGGATCTGAAGCTGCAGGAAGCCAAAATGCTGATGGAGCAGCCCGATCTGTCTCTCGGGGAGATTGCGATCAAACTCGGCTATACACACTTGTCCCACTTCAGCAGACAGTTCAAACGCTGGACAGGTCAAAGCCCGCTTCTCTACCGGAACCAACATGCCGAGAACAGCCGTGAACCTTTTTCTCACCGCCCTGAAGGCGGGCCGCCCGAATCTTGA
- a CDS encoding molybdenum cofactor guanylyltransferase, with protein sequence MEAKKWTGIILAGGLSRRMGTDKALLELNGSTVLNHIVNTMKPGVSRIVAAAGPNEAIYSAMGYEGIECVQDEYPGKGPLAGLHAALSASNTDWNLVCACDMPLLQPSFFNGMKRLALQDETYHVIIPHVDGRIHPLAGVYHRRILPELEHCLIHDRLRVIRWLEEMECRYVETDELEQVGIEQAARQLSNMNTPEQLDYIKAQARLQDSGGPPSGR encoded by the coding sequence ACCGACAAAGCACTGCTTGAACTGAACGGCTCGACCGTTCTGAATCATATTGTGAACACGATGAAACCTGGAGTATCCCGAATTGTCGCTGCAGCAGGTCCGAATGAAGCAATCTACAGCGCAATGGGGTACGAAGGCATTGAATGTGTGCAGGATGAATATCCCGGCAAGGGGCCGCTTGCCGGCCTTCATGCCGCACTGTCTGCATCAAATACCGACTGGAATCTGGTCTGTGCCTGCGATATGCCGCTGCTGCAGCCTTCCTTTTTCAATGGAATGAAGAGGTTGGCACTGCAGGATGAAACATATCATGTCATCATTCCGCATGTGGATGGACGCATTCATCCGCTTGCAGGAGTGTACCACAGACGTATACTTCCCGAACTGGAGCACTGCCTGATTCATGACCGTCTGCGTGTGATCCGCTGGCTGGAAGAAATGGAGTGCCGCTATGTCGAAACAGATGAACTGGAGCAGGTTGGTATTGAGCAGGCTGCACGGCAGTTGAGTAATATGAATACCCCGGAACAGCTTGATTACATAAAGGCCCAAGCTCGTCTTCAAGATTCGGGCGGCCCGCCTTCAGGGCGGTGA